The Miscanthus floridulus cultivar M001 chromosome 17, ASM1932011v1, whole genome shotgun sequence genome has a window encoding:
- the LOC136518947 gene encoding plastid division protein CDP1, chloroplastic-like isoform X2, producing MDTQLKFLLSDRDVIYQALLVDVRDKLLFEQDYAGNTKEKVPPRSSLHIPWSWLPAALCILQEVGEETLVLDIGQAALRRPDSRPYVHDILLAMALAECSIAKASFEKSKVSLGFEALARAQYLLRRKPSLEKMPLLEQIEASLEELAPACTLELLSLPQTPENSERRRGAIAALCELLRQGLDVESSCRVHDWPCFLGQAINKLLATEIVDLLSWDTLATTRKNKRSLESQSQRVKVINCHILFGNWLHGYSFAS from the exons ATGGATACACAGCTGAAGTTTCTGCTTTCAGACAG AGATGTCATTTATCAGGCTCTGCTGGTAGATGTCAGAGATAAGCTTCTATTTGAACAAGATTACGCAGGAAACACAAAGGAGAAGGTTCCACCTAGATCCTCTCTTCATATACCTTGGAGCTGGTTGCCTGCTGCTCTTTGTATCCTGCAGGAG GTTGGAGAAGAAACATTAGTTTTGGATATCGGTCAAGCAGCTCTGCGACGCCCTGATTCAAGGCCTTATGTTCACGACATACTTCTTGCAATGGCATTAGCAGAA TGCTCTATAGCAAAAGCCAGCTTTGAGAAAAGTAAGGTTTCCCTTGGCTTTGAGGCTCTAGCACGTGCTCAATATCTTTTGAGGAGAAAACCATCATTGGAGAAGATGCCTCTTCTTGAACAG ATTGAAgcatcacttgaggagcttgcacCTGCTTGCACTTTGGAGCTTTTAAGCTTGCCTCAGACACCTGAAAATTCTGAACGCAGGCGAGGTGCTATTGCAGCTCTCTGTGAATTGCTTAGACAGGGCCTTGATGTTGAATCATCTTGTAGAGTCCATGACTGGCCTTGCTTCTTAGGTCAAGCGATAAACAAATTATTAGCCACTGAAATCGTGGATCTACTTTCTTGGGACACTTTGGCTACAACTCGTAAAAATAAAAGATCATTGGAGTCCCAAAGCCAGCGAGTAAAGGTGATTAACTGCCATATATTGTTTGGGAATTGGTTACATGGTTATTCTTTTGCAAGTTGA
- the LOC136518947 gene encoding plastid division protein CDP1, chloroplastic-like isoform X1: MDLQILGVTEKAEKDEIVKAAMELKIAGIEDGYTAEVSAFRQALLVDVRDKLLFEQDYAGNTKEKVPPRSSLHIPWSWLPAALCILQEVGEETLVLDIGQAALRRPDSRPYVHDILLAMALAECSIAKASFEKSKVSLGFEALARAQYLLRRKPSLEKMPLLEQIEASLEELAPACTLELLSLPQTPENSERRRGAIAALCELLRQGLDVESSCRVHDWPCFLGQAINKLLATEIVDLLSWDTLATTRKNKRSLESQSQRVKVINCHILFGNWLHGYSFAS; this comes from the exons ATGGACTTGCAGATTCTAGGCGTTACAGAGAAGGCTGAGAAGGATGAGATTGTGAAGGCAGCAATGGAGTTAAAAATTGCTGGGATAGAAGATGGATACACAGCTGAAGTTTCTGCTTTCAGACAG GCTCTGCTGGTAGATGTCAGAGATAAGCTTCTATTTGAACAAGATTACGCAGGAAACACAAAGGAGAAGGTTCCACCTAGATCCTCTCTTCATATACCTTGGAGCTGGTTGCCTGCTGCTCTTTGTATCCTGCAGGAG GTTGGAGAAGAAACATTAGTTTTGGATATCGGTCAAGCAGCTCTGCGACGCCCTGATTCAAGGCCTTATGTTCACGACATACTTCTTGCAATGGCATTAGCAGAA TGCTCTATAGCAAAAGCCAGCTTTGAGAAAAGTAAGGTTTCCCTTGGCTTTGAGGCTCTAGCACGTGCTCAATATCTTTTGAGGAGAAAACCATCATTGGAGAAGATGCCTCTTCTTGAACAG ATTGAAgcatcacttgaggagcttgcacCTGCTTGCACTTTGGAGCTTTTAAGCTTGCCTCAGACACCTGAAAATTCTGAACGCAGGCGAGGTGCTATTGCAGCTCTCTGTGAATTGCTTAGACAGGGCCTTGATGTTGAATCATCTTGTAGAGTCCATGACTGGCCTTGCTTCTTAGGTCAAGCGATAAACAAATTATTAGCCACTGAAATCGTGGATCTACTTTCTTGGGACACTTTGGCTACAACTCGTAAAAATAAAAGATCATTGGAGTCCCAAAGCCAGCGAGTAAAGGTGATTAACTGCCATATATTGTTTGGGAATTGGTTACATGGTTATTCTTTTGCAAGTTGA